AAGCATTTAATTTAAGGGGGAATTCAATGACTAAATTAGTTTTAATCTTATCTTTATTTTTCGTAATAAATGTAATGTCGAGCAATGGATTTGCGGCAGAAGCAATACAATCTGATATTTACGCTGGCGAGAAAAACATTTCTCAAGAGCGCGATCATCATCCTAACTATTACACATTTTTTGACTGGGCACGCGGCCAAAATGGCTGGGGATACTGTTATGAATTTGATAATCACGGTTACGTTTTAAATAACGGAAGACCCGTTCATCCAATGAACTGCGAAAGAGTGAATCCTTCATATTTTGATTGGGGACGTGGCTTCGATGGTTATATCTACTGTTACCAGTGGACTCCATATCATGTGATCATGAACGACGGATACGCAGTAAATCCAAGATACTGTCGTTAATAATTTAAATTTATTTGATAAGTTAGAAAAGAAAAGGTTCAACTTTTTTCAAGTTGAACCTTTTTTTGATATTAACGAACAGCAATGACAGTCTTGTAGTGCTGTGCCTGAACGATTTTTCCAGCACTGTATACCAGGTTGCCATTTCTATCAATTTGATCAACCCAGTCTTTGCCTGTTAGCCCGATAAGATTAAATAGATCTTCCGCTCTTTGTGGCTCAAGTCTTGCGCAACCCGCAGATGCAATTTGTCCTAAGTGATCGACATGTCCTGTTCCGTGACTAGCAATACTTCCATTGAAGAAAACTGCCCAAGGCATCGGGGAGTTGTTGTAGATGCTCGATTTATGATCAGAAGAGAATGCTTCGGGTCTATAATATCCACGAGGAGTGACTTTTCCAGCTCTAGCTGTAGAAGTTTTCCAGTAGTAAAGCAGTCCAGTAGCAGCATCATAAGTTGTATTCGTGAATTGTTCCACGCCAATTTTAGCAATCACTTCTGGTCTTACATAAACACGGATGGTTTGTCCTTTTGTGGGAGCAAGGTCGTCTTTAACGCTATTGATATTGATAAGAACAACAACATCATAGCTTTCAAATCTTTGCTCTGAGAGAGGTGAGGCAAGCTTAAGAGCCACATTCATGTCAGGATCTTGATATCCTTTAACAGGTTTATAAACTCCAAAGATATGACTAGGGTTTGCACCAGGATCATTACTGTAATTTGCCGTTGGCCAAGTTCTACTGAGATCCATTTCTAGATCTAAATCTAAAGCGAATGAGTTGATTGAAAAAAGAATTGCGAACATCATTAAATACACACGTACCATATAATCCCCC
Above is a genomic segment from Bdellovibrionota bacterium containing:
- a CDS encoding L,D-transpeptidase; its protein translation is MVRVYLMMFAILFSINSFALDLDLEMDLSRTWPTANYSNDPGANPSHIFGVYKPVKGYQDPDMNVALKLASPLSEQRFESYDVVVLININSVKDDLAPTKGQTIRVYVRPEVIAKIGVEQFTNTTYDAATGLLYYWKTSTARAGKVTPRGYYRPEAFSSDHKSSIYNNSPMPWAVFFNGSIASHGTGHVDHLGQIASAGCARLEPQRAEDLFNLIGLTGKDWVDQIDRNGNLVYSAGKIVQAQHYKTVIAVR